The DNA window TAGCTTGGGAAGCTACAGCTCTACCATTGAGCTACACCCGCCGAGGCCGTTGCGGCAGGGGCATGTTACCCCAGTCCTCGTGGCTTGCAAACTGTCCGGCATGGCCGCGACAAAGCCGTGGTCGAGTCCTGGCCCCGGAACGGCTACAATTGACTGTTATGCTTGGGCAAAACCTGCGACCGACAGCCCCCTGGCTGGGCCGGAGTGGCCGCAGCTTCACTTGCGGGTGAGGTGGTACGACCACTGCCACAGGTTCTGACCCAGGCCTTGCTTTCACCGACCGACCGGCCCTTCTGCCATGACCGATACCGACCAGCCCGCCTCCCCCGCTTCCGAAGCCTCCGGCGACGAGTCCCTGCGCCAGCGCCGCATACGCAGTTTCGTGCTGCGTGAAGGCCGGATGACGCCGGCCCAGCAGCGGGCCTTTGATGCGCACTGGGCGCGTTTCGGCTTTGACTATCGCGCCGCGCCGCGGGATCTGGAGGCCGATTTCGGCCGTGCGGCGCCCAAGGTGCTGGAAATCGGCTTCGGCAATGGCGAGGCGCTGGCCTGGGCCAGCGAGCATGATCCGGCGCGCGACTATATCGGGGTGGAAGTGCATGGCCCCGGCGTGGGGCGGCTGATGAATGCCCTCGCCGCTCGGGATGCAAGCAATGTGCGGATCTACAAGCACGATGCGGTGGAAGTGCTGCGCAACGATATTCCGGCAGGCGCGTTGTCCGAGGCACGGATCTGGTTTCCCGATCCCTGGCACAAGAAGCGCCACAACAAGCGCCGGCTGGTGCAGACCGAATTCGTGGAGCTGCTGGCATCGCGGATGGCGCCGAACGGACTGCTGCATCTGGCCACCGACTGGCAGCCCTATGCCGAGCACATGGTCGAGGTGATGGAGGCCGCGCCGTCGTGGACCAACCAGGAAGGTCCGGGCGTTTATGCGGCCAAGCCTGACTGGCGCATCGAAACCCATTTCGAACGGCGCGGTCTCAAGCTTGGCCACGGCGTCTGGGATCTATTGTACCGCCGTCGCTGAGCGGCGGCCTCAGGCCGCTGCGGTCTGTCGCTTGGGCACGCCCAGCTGGATGGGCTGTGCCGCGACCTTGCGGCCACTCTCGGTGCAATAATCCGGCAGACCGCAAGCCGGTACGCTGGTACGGCTGAACAGCTGCCCAACCCAGTCGATAAAAGCCTGCACCCGTGCCGACAGATGTCGGCGCTGGGGGTAGATCAGCCAGACCGGCGAGCCTACCGAGATGGTGTCCTGCATGATGATTTCCAGCTGGCCGGCCTCAATCGCGCAAGCTGCCAGGCAGTAAGGCGCCTGAATGATGCCGAGGCCGGCCATCGCCGCCTGGATCACCGATTCGCCATCATTGATGAGCAGGTGGGCCTGCACATCCAGGCCCCGTATGCCTTCCGGCGTGGTGAACTGCCATTGGATGGGCCGACCTGTTGCAGGCAGCACATAATTGATCACACGATGCGTGGCCAGATCCTCGATCCGTCCCGGGCGGCCGAAGCGCTGCAGATAGGCCGGAGCCGCGCACAGCACGTTGTTGAAATAGCCCAGCTTGCGGGCAATCAAGGCCGAGTCGCCCAGCTCGCCCATCCGGATCGCACAGTCGATGCCCTCTTCCACCAGACCGCTGGCGCGGTCGCTCATCACCAGCTCCAGCCGGATATCAGGATAGCGAGTTTCAAAATCGACCAGATTGGGAATCAGCGAGGCCCGGCCGATGGACATCGGTACCGCCACCCGCAGCTTGCCGCGTGGCGCGATCTTGGCCTCGCCCAGCGCATCCACCGCCTCGCCCAGATCAGCCAGGATGCACTGGCAGCGCTGGTAGAAGCTCTCACCATCCTCGGTCAGTCGCAGGCTGCGGGTCGAGCGTGCCAGCAGACGCACGCCGATACGGTGTTCCAGCCGTGAAATGGCCCGGCTGACGCCTGAAGGCGTCATGCCCAGTTGCGCCGAGGCCGCGGCAAAACTGCGGGCTTCGACCACACGAACAAAGGTAGATATTGCGGAGAAGTCTTCCATGGTCGGAAATCCTACCCCTATTCGTGACTGTATGTCATGAGTGGAATGCCTGAATCCAGGGTTATTGCACTGTCCAGTACACCATATATAGGAGACACGAGTCACTGCCGCCACGGTCGCGGCTACACAGGGGTAAGCATGAACAAGAAAGGGATCATTGCCGCTGCGGCGCTCGCCGCCATCGCCGGGGGCTGGGCCGCCTTGGGTGGCCATGCCATGCATGCGCAGACACCGGTGGCCGGACAGGCCCCGATGGATGTCACCGTGGCCCGGCCTGTCAGTCGCGCGCTGACGGATGTCGAGCATTTCACCGGCAGCTTGCAGGCCGTGGATCAAGTCCAGCTGCGGCCGCGAATCAGCGGCTATGTCGATACCGTCCTGTTCACGGAAGGTGCCCGCGTCAAACGCGGCCAGCTGCTGTACCAGATCGACCCTCGGCCCTATCAGGCCGAGGTGGATCGCCTGAGCGCAACTCAGTCCCAGGCCAAGGCCGAGCTGAGTCTGGCCCGCAGCAATGCCGCCCGGGCCGACCGCCTGCTGGCCCAGCACGCGATCGGTCAGGCCGACGCCGACCAGCAACGCACCGCGGCACTCAGCGCCCAGGCCAGTCTGGCCGCGACGACGGCCGCACTGGCCGCGGCACGCCTGAATCTGGACTTCACCCGGATCCGTGCACCCATCGACGGCCAGGTCAGCAATGCCCAGGTCCAGGCCGGCAATCTGGTGACTCCTGAGACCGTTCTGACCAGTGTGGTCAGCGTCGATCCCATCTATGCCTATTTCGAGATCGATGAACACAGCTGGCTGCAGATCTCGCATCTGTTGAGCCGTCAGCAGGCGCATCTGCAAGTGGCGCTGGGGCTGGCCGACGAAACCGGCTACCCGCACCCCGGCCGGATCGACTTTATCGACAATCAGCTGCAGCGCAATACCGGCACCATCCGCCTGCGCGCAGTGTTCGACAACACCGATGGCAGCTACAAGCCCGGCCTGTACGCCCGCCTGGCCTTGCGCTGGGGTCAGCCGGCATCGCGCCTGCTGATCGAGGATCGGGCGGTGGGCACTGACCAGGACAATCAGTTTGTCTACGTGGTCGATGCCCAGCAGCATATCCAGTACCGGCGCATCCAGACCGGCCGGCTGGTAGATGATCTGCGCGAAGTGCGCAGCGGCCTGCAGAGCGGTGACCTGGTAGTGGTCAACGGGCTGCAGCACGTGCAGCCGGGCCAGAAGGTCCATCCCGTGCCCGAGACTCGCACTGTCGCGAACCTGCCGCTTGCAACGCCTGTCCGTTCGTTGGCGACGACGCGCTGAGCCGAGGCGCTGCCAGGAATATCCGATGAAAAACTTTGCCCAATTTTTTGTACAGCGACCGATCATGGCCGCGGTGCTGTCACTGATCCTGGTGATCGCCGGCAGCATCGCCTTGTTCAAGCTGCCGATCAGCGAGTACCCGGAAGTGGTACCGCCCACCGTGGTGGTGCGTGCCAACTTCCCCGGCGCCAATCCCGAGGTGATCGCCGAAACCGTCGCCACTCCACTGGAAGAGCAGATCAACGGCGTGGAAGGCATGCTGTTCAGCTCGTCGCAGGCCACCAGTGATGGCCAGATGACCTTGACCGTGACCTTTGCCCTGGGCACCGATCTGGACAATGCCCAGGTCCAGGTCCAGAACCGGGTCGCCCAGGCGCTGCCCAAGCTGCCCGACGAGGTCCAGCGGCTGGGGGTGACCACCCAGAAGAGCTCACCGGACCTGACCATGGTGGTGCATCTGGTTTCACCCGATCACCGCTATGACATGGCGTACCTGTCGAACTATGCCCGCCTCCACGTGAAAGACATTCTGACACGGCTCGATGGGGTCGGTGACGTGCAACTGTTCGGCATGGGCGAATACAGCATGCGGATCTGGCTGGATCCGCAAAAACTGGCCGTGCGCAAGCTGACCACCGGCGATATCGTCAAGGCGGTACGCGAACAGAACATCGAGGTGGCAGCCGGTGCGGTCAATGCCAACCCGGCCCGCAGTGGCGCCGCCTTCCAGATGAACGTGAATACCCGCGGCCGGCTGGTGACCGAGCAGGACTTCGGCAATATCGTAGTCCGATCCAATGCGGAAGGCGGCGTTATACATCTGCGGGATGTGGCGCGGATCGAGATGGGTGCCAGCCAGTATGCATTGCGCAGTCTTCTGGACGGCCAGCCAGCGATCGCCATGCCGGTGTTCCAGCGACCGGGTTCGAACGCGATCCAGATTTCGGATGAAGTTCGCAAGACCATGGCCGAGCTGAGTCGTGATTTCCCGCAGGGCGTCGAATATCGCATCGTGTATGACCCCACCATCTTCGTGCGTGGCTCGATCCACGCGGTGGTGCACACCCTGTTCGAAGCCATCGTGCTGGTGGTGCTGGTGGTGATCCTGTTCCTGCAGACCTGGCGGGCCTCGATCATCCCACTGGTGGCGGTACCGGTGTCACTGATCGGCACCTTCGCGGTGATGTATGTGGCCGGCTTCTCGTTGAACGCACTCTCGCTGTTCGGACTGGTGCTGGCCATCGGTATCGTGGTCGATGATGCCATCGTGGTGGTCGAGAACGTCGAACGGAACATCGAACTTGGCCATGAGCCGGCCGAAGCCACCCGCCGCGCCATGGCCGAGGTGACAGGTCCCATCGTCGCCACCGCTCTGGTGCTGTGCGCGGTGTTCATCCCCACCGCCTTTATCAGCGGACTGACCGGCCAGTTCTACCGGCAGTTCGCCCTGACCATCGCCATTTCCACGGTGATCTCGGCCTTCAACTCGCTGTCGCTGAGTCCGGCCCTGTCGGCCGTGCTGCTGCGTGGCCACAACGCTCCCAAGGACAGGCTGACCTTGTGGATGGAACGCTGGCTCGGCTTCGTGTTCCGGCCGTTCAATCGCCTGTTCGAACGGGCCTCGCTGGGCTATGTCGGTGCCGCCAGGCGGATCATCGCCAAGGGACCGATCGCGCTGGCGGTGTATGCCGTGCTGATCGGATTGACCGGATACGGCTTCCATCACGTCCCCGGCGGTTTTGTGCCGGCCCAGGACAAGCAATACCTGGTGTCGTTCGCCCAGCTGCCGGACGCGGCCTCGCTGGATCGCAGCGAATCGGTGATCCAACGCATGAGCAGGATCGCCATGCAACAGCCGGGTGTCGAACATGCGGTGGCCTTCCCCGGTCTGTCCATCAACGGCTTTACCAACAGCACCAACGCCGGCATCGTGTTCGAGATCCTCAAGCCCTTCGAGGAGCGGCGTGACCCTTCGCTGTCGGCCGCCGCGATAACCGCTGCCCTCAACAGCAAGTTCGCGACGATCCAGGACGCCTATATCGCCACCTTCCCGCCCCCGCCAGTGCAGGGCCTGGGTACCATCGGCGGCTTCAAGCTGCAGGTGGAGGATCGCAACCAGGAAGGCCTGCAGGCGCTGTACCAGCAGACCATGGGGCTGATCCAGAAAAGCCGGAAGGTACCCGAGTTGGCCGGTCTGTTCTCCAGCTACCGGGTCACGGTTCCGCAGGTGAATGCCGATATCGATCGTGAAAAGGCCAAGGCTGAAGGTGTCGACCTGGGTGATGTGTTCCAGACCCTGCAGGCCTATATGGGTTCGCTTTACGTCAATGACTTCAACCGCTTCGGACGCACCTACCAGGTCAATGTCTCGGCCGATCAGGGCTTTCGTCATGATGCCGGGGACATCCTGCAGCTGAAGACCCGCAATGCCGACGGCGACATGCTGCCGCTGGGCTCGTTCCTGACCGTGCACACGGTGGCCGGGCCCGAACGGGTGATGCACTACAACGGCTATCCCACCGCGGAAATCAATGGCGGGGCGGGCCCCGGCTTCAGTTCAGGCCAGGCCCAGGCCGCGATGGAAAAACTGGCCCGGGAAAATCTTCCCCGCGGTATGAGCTTTGAATGGACCGACCTGACCTATCAGCAGATTCTGGCCGGCAATACGGCTGTACTGGTGTTCCCGCTGTGCGTGCTTCTGGTCTTTCTGGTGCTGTCCTCGCTGTACGAGAGCTGGTCATTGCCGCTGGCGGTGATCCTGATCGTGCCGATGGTGCTGCTCTCGGCCATCAGCGGGGTCTGGCTGTCCGGTGGTGACAACAACATCTTTACCCAGATCGGGTTGATCGTGCTGGTGGGTCTGGCCTGCAAGAACGCGATTCTGATCGTGGAATTCGCCCGCGAACGCCAGGCCGAAGGCATGACTCGCCACGAGGCGGTGCTGGAGGCGGCACGGCTCAGGCTGCGACCGATTCTGATGACCTCGATCGCCTTCATCATGGGCGTGGTGCCGCTGGTGACCTCGCAGGGCGCCGGTGCCGAAATGCGTCATGCCATGGGTGTGGCGGTGTTCTCGGGGATGCTCGGCGTGACCTTGTTCGGGCTGATCTACACCCCGCTGTTCTACGTGCTGATCCGTGCCTGGGTGGAGCGTCGCGAGGCGCGCAAGTGCCAGGCGGCGAGTGCCAGGCATATTCTGGAAGGACATTGAGATGAAAAAATCCGCATGGACTTTGCTGGCATCCAGCCTGCTGCTGGCCGGCTGCGTCAGCGTCGGCCCCGATTATCGCGCGCCGATGCCAAAGGCACCGGTGATCCAGGGGCTGGACCCGGCCCGGGAATCGGCCGCGCAGTTCCAGGCCCAATGGTGGCGCCAGTTTCGCGATCCGACCTTGGACCGTCTGATCCAACGCGCCGTGGCTGGCAATCTGGATCTGAAACTGGCCCTGGCCCGCTTGCGCGAGGCCCGCGCCGAAGTCTCCCATGCACGCTCCGGAGAAATTCCGGACGTGCAGACCGGCATCGACTACTCCCGCACGCTGGAGCAATATCCCGGCTTCAGCCGCCAGCGGCTGGACATCCGCAATTACCAGATGGGCTTTGATGCCAGTTGGGAAGTCGATCTGTTCGGCGGCATCCGCCGCAATATCGAAGCCGCCCATGCCGAGGCGACCGGATCGGTGGCCGATCTGCAAGCGGCCCAGGTCAGTCTGATCGCCGAGGTGGCCCGCGATTATTTCGCCCTGCGCGGGACCCAGCTGCGCATGAATGTCGCCCAGCGGACGATTGCCAATCAGCAGCAGACCCTGGGCCTGACCCGCTCCCGCGAGCAGATCGGCACCGGCTCCGAACAGGATGTGGCCAGTGCCCGCGCCCGGCTGGAGGCCGTGCAGGCCCATCTGCCCAGTCTGCAGGCCGAGGCCAGTGCCGAGACCTTCCGCTTGGCCGTGCTGCTGGGCCAGCGTCCGGGTGAACTGGATATCGATCTTTCGCCCGCGAAGTACCGGCCCATCGACGTGGTGCTGCCGCTGGGTCAGGCCGGCGACGTGTTGGCCCGACGGCCGGATATCCGCGCTGCCCAAGCGCGCTGGCATGCGGCAACGGCCCGGATCGGGGTAGCCAAGGCCGATTTCTATCCCCATC is part of the Frateuria aurantia DSM 6220 genome and encodes:
- the trmB gene encoding tRNA (guanosine(46)-N7)-methyltransferase TrmB; amino-acid sequence: MTDTDQPASPASEASGDESLRQRRIRSFVLREGRMTPAQQRAFDAHWARFGFDYRAAPRDLEADFGRAAPKVLEIGFGNGEALAWASEHDPARDYIGVEVHGPGVGRLMNALAARDASNVRIYKHDAVEVLRNDIPAGALSEARIWFPDPWHKKRHNKRRLVQTEFVELLASRMAPNGLLHLATDWQPYAEHMVEVMEAAPSWTNQEGPGVYAAKPDWRIETHFERRGLKLGHGVWDLLYRRR
- a CDS encoding LysR family transcriptional regulator → MEDFSAISTFVRVVEARSFAAASAQLGMTPSGVSRAISRLEHRIGVRLLARSTRSLRLTEDGESFYQRCQCILADLGEAVDALGEAKIAPRGKLRVAVPMSIGRASLIPNLVDFETRYPDIRLELVMSDRASGLVEEGIDCAIRMGELGDSALIARKLGYFNNVLCAAPAYLQRFGRPGRIEDLATHRVINYVLPATGRPIQWQFTTPEGIRGLDVQAHLLINDGESVIQAAMAGLGIIQAPYCLAACAIEAGQLEIIMQDTISVGSPVWLIYPQRRHLSARVQAFIDWVGQLFSRTSVPACGLPDYCTESGRKVAAQPIQLGVPKRQTAAA
- a CDS encoding efflux RND transporter periplasmic adaptor subunit — encoded protein: MNKKGIIAAAALAAIAGGWAALGGHAMHAQTPVAGQAPMDVTVARPVSRALTDVEHFTGSLQAVDQVQLRPRISGYVDTVLFTEGARVKRGQLLYQIDPRPYQAEVDRLSATQSQAKAELSLARSNAARADRLLAQHAIGQADADQQRTAALSAQASLAATTAALAAARLNLDFTRIRAPIDGQVSNAQVQAGNLVTPETVLTSVVSVDPIYAYFEIDEHSWLQISHLLSRQQAHLQVALGLADETGYPHPGRIDFIDNQLQRNTGTIRLRAVFDNTDGSYKPGLYARLALRWGQPASRLLIEDRAVGTDQDNQFVYVVDAQQHIQYRRIQTGRLVDDLREVRSGLQSGDLVVVNGLQHVQPGQKVHPVPETRTVANLPLATPVRSLATTR
- a CDS encoding efflux RND transporter permease subunit; this encodes MKNFAQFFVQRPIMAAVLSLILVIAGSIALFKLPISEYPEVVPPTVVVRANFPGANPEVIAETVATPLEEQINGVEGMLFSSSQATSDGQMTLTVTFALGTDLDNAQVQVQNRVAQALPKLPDEVQRLGVTTQKSSPDLTMVVHLVSPDHRYDMAYLSNYARLHVKDILTRLDGVGDVQLFGMGEYSMRIWLDPQKLAVRKLTTGDIVKAVREQNIEVAAGAVNANPARSGAAFQMNVNTRGRLVTEQDFGNIVVRSNAEGGVIHLRDVARIEMGASQYALRSLLDGQPAIAMPVFQRPGSNAIQISDEVRKTMAELSRDFPQGVEYRIVYDPTIFVRGSIHAVVHTLFEAIVLVVLVVILFLQTWRASIIPLVAVPVSLIGTFAVMYVAGFSLNALSLFGLVLAIGIVVDDAIVVVENVERNIELGHEPAEATRRAMAEVTGPIVATALVLCAVFIPTAFISGLTGQFYRQFALTIAISTVISAFNSLSLSPALSAVLLRGHNAPKDRLTLWMERWLGFVFRPFNRLFERASLGYVGAARRIIAKGPIALAVYAVLIGLTGYGFHHVPGGFVPAQDKQYLVSFAQLPDAASLDRSESVIQRMSRIAMQQPGVEHAVAFPGLSINGFTNSTNAGIVFEILKPFEERRDPSLSAAAITAALNSKFATIQDAYIATFPPPPVQGLGTIGGFKLQVEDRNQEGLQALYQQTMGLIQKSRKVPELAGLFSSYRVTVPQVNADIDREKAKAEGVDLGDVFQTLQAYMGSLYVNDFNRFGRTYQVNVSADQGFRHDAGDILQLKTRNADGDMLPLGSFLTVHTVAGPERVMHYNGYPTAEINGGAGPGFSSGQAQAAMEKLARENLPRGMSFEWTDLTYQQILAGNTAVLVFPLCVLLVFLVLSSLYESWSLPLAVILIVPMVLLSAISGVWLSGGDNNIFTQIGLIVLVGLACKNAILIVEFARERQAEGMTRHEAVLEAARLRLRPILMTSIAFIMGVVPLVTSQGAGAEMRHAMGVAVFSGMLGVTLFGLIYTPLFYVLIRAWVERREARKCQAASARHILEGH
- a CDS encoding efflux transporter outer membrane subunit translates to MKKSAWTLLASSLLLAGCVSVGPDYRAPMPKAPVIQGLDPARESAAQFQAQWWRQFRDPTLDRLIQRAVAGNLDLKLALARLREARAEVSHARSGEIPDVQTGIDYSRTLEQYPGFSRQRLDIRNYQMGFDASWEVDLFGGIRRNIEAAHAEATGSVADLQAAQVSLIAEVARDYFALRGTQLRMNVAQRTIANQQQTLGLTRSREQIGTGSEQDVASARARLEAVQAHLPSLQAEASAETFRLAVLLGQRPGELDIDLSPAKYRPIDVVLPLGQAGDVLARRPDIRAAQARWHAATARIGVAKADFYPHLRLGGFFGLLSGTDAGLLSNASRAWSFAPSISWQGLNVTRVLSRLHQSEAQADQAQISYQQTLLAAIEDVDNAVEGYNRQRERTVHLLAQADASERAASLARIRYQEGATGFLELLDAERVQLAAEDDLAIAQADINTRAVALYKALGGGWQACGDVNCRALQSPLAVNRPVQDPR